TAGAGTGACTAGTAACTCTATTATAACTTAGGAAAATCCAATATTGAAATAAACTTGTAAAGATGACTAGTCATCTTTACAAAATATATTATACGAGGAGAATAGTTATGAATATATATAAATCAGCTGATCAATTGATTGGCAAAACACCATTATTAGAATTATCAAATATTGAAAAGAAATATCACTTAGAAACAAATATTATTGCAAAATTAGAATATTTTAATCCTGCTGGGAGTGTTAAGGATAGAATTGCAAAAGCAATGATTGATGATGCAGAAGCAAAAGGATTGATAAATAAAGACACTGTTATTATTGAACCAACTTCTGGAAATACTGGTATTGGGCTTGCTTCGGTTGCTTCAGCCAGAGGATATCACGTTATTATTGTCATGCCTGAAACAATGAGTATTGAAAGACGACAACTAATGAAAGCATATGGAGCTGAACTTGTTTTAACTGAAGGTGCTAAAGGGATGAAGGGCGCTATTGCAAAAGCAAAAGAACTCAGTGAAAAACTTATGAATAGTTTTATTCCTAGTCAATTTGAAAATCCAGCTAATCCCCAAGTCCATACTTTAACAACTGGTCCAGAGATATGGGAAGATACTGATGGTCAGGTAGATATATTAGTAGCTGGTATTGGAACAGGTGGGACAATTAGTGGTGTTGGTGAATATTTAAAATCCAAAAATCCAGATATCCAAGTGATTGCAGTTGAGCCAAAAGATTCTGCCATTTTATCCACAGGGAAAGCAGGTAGCCATAAGATTCAAGGAATTGGTGCAGGATTTATTCCACAAGTGCTTAATACAAAAATTTATGATGAAATTATAACTGTTTCTAATGAAGATGCTTTTCAGTTAGGAAAAGAAATAGGACATAATGAAGGTATATTAGTGGGAATATCTTCTGGAGCAGCAGTTTATGCAGCTATTCAGGTTGCACAAAGATTAGAAAACAAGGGTAAAAATATTGTTGTCATATTACCTGATATAGGTGATCGTTATTTATCTACCCCAATGTTCCAATAAATATTTCGTTTAATATAGTATAAAGATAAGAAAATCTCTTTTCAGTATAATGTGAAAGAGACTTTTATCTTATTTCAATGAAATATTATGATATTGTTCATATTTATCGATAACTTAATTACTCATGTTATGGGTAAATAAATTGTAAATACTCATCAAATGGGTATTTGTAATTACATACTTAGTTAAAGTCATGATTATAGCTTTGTTGAAATCGTTGATTGTCTTTCAATAATTTGAGGGGATAGCATAATAGTTTCTGGGATTGTGACTTCATGTTGCATTTCATGAATTCTACGAATAACTTTTTTAGCAATTTCATAACGACTTACTTCAAGTGTTGAAAGTGTTGGTGTCATAGATTGACAAAATTGCATGTTATCAAATCCAATAACTTTAATATCTTGTGGAACTTTATAACCATTATATTGTAGTGCATTGATAACAATTGCTGCATTGCGGTCATTAACACAAACAAAAGCTTCAGGCATTTTTCGATATGTTAATAACATTTTTTGAATATAGCGATAATCATCATTTAAAACTGCTTTTTCAATGCCCTTTGTTAAACAAATCAATTCATGTTTTTGAGGAGGGAAGTGATTAATCATACATTGTCGATAACCTTGATATCTTTCTTTAAAGTTCTTGGAACTTTCAACTTCGCCTACAAATCCAATTTGTTTATATCCCTTTTTAATAAGATAATCACAACTTATATATCCACCTAAAAAATTATTTGTGATAACAGTATCTATATTAAAATAAGGGATAGAATGATTCACACAAATAATTTCTTTAATATATAAATGTAATGAATAAATCATTTCATCACTTAGAAGTATAACGCCTGCCACATGATGTTCACTCACACATTCAGGGACATTAAAATGAGCAAAATCATAATACTCAGTTAAAATACGATAACCAAAAATACGTGCTTCGTTTGTCATATGGTGAAGTAAATCTAAATAATAATGTTTATCATTCTTTTTCTTATTTTCAATCATAATAACTAATGTTTTATTCTTTAAAGTCTCTTTAATATTGAGTTTTTTAAAGTATAATTCATTTCAGAGGCAGCTTCTAAAATTTGCATTCTTAATTCATGAGAAACACCTTCTTTATCATTTAATGCTATAGAAACGGCATTAATAGAAATGTTGAGTTTATGGGCAATATCTTGCATAGTGGTATTTTTCGACATTATTTTCACCTCTTTTATCAAGATTATAGCATCTATTTTTATTTTCAACTATAAGTTTCAAGTAAAAGAATTCGTTTTTCAAGTAAATGGGAATTGTTTGAAGTCAAGAATATTGAAATAATAGTATTAAGGAAAGGGGTGCATTTGAAATGAAAATAGGTAAAAAATTATTAGTCTTATCTTTGTCGTGTTTGATGATTATGTCTCAATTCAATCGAGTCCATGCTAGCGAGGAATTAACAGGAAGAAATTTAAAGCAAAGATCATTAGAAGTTGTAGAAAATATGCCAAATATATCAAGTCATTATAAAATTCTTGATTGGGCAAAAAGAGGGAAAGATTTAAATGATTTTGTATTTGATTATACAGCAACGAATTTTGATAAAAAAACTGAATTTTCAGTAAAAGAAGGAAGAACATTCTCAACAATTTATCGAGATGATAAATATGGTGGGTATATGATTCCAGCATTCTATGGTGAAGATAGACCATTAAGAAGTACAGAGAAACATGATGGTGAAGATGATCAAGAATCTATTTCTGTAACAAGTGCTTTAATTGTTGCATCATTATTAGGTATTAATATGAATAAAGAATTACCTAAGGAATTAAAAGGAAAA
The DNA window shown above is from Coprobacillus cateniformis and carries:
- the cysK gene encoding cysteine synthase A translates to MNIYKSADQLIGKTPLLELSNIEKKYHLETNIIAKLEYFNPAGSVKDRIAKAMIDDAEAKGLINKDTVIIEPTSGNTGIGLASVASARGYHVIIVMPETMSIERRQLMKAYGAELVLTEGAKGMKGAIAKAKELSEKLMNSFIPSQFENPANPQVHTLTTGPEIWEDTDGQVDILVAGIGTGGTISGVGEYLKSKNPDIQVIAVEPKDSAILSTGKAGSHKIQGIGAGFIPQVLNTKIYDEIITVSNEDAFQLGKEIGHNEGILVGISSGAAVYAAIQVAQRLENKGKNIVVILPDIGDRYLSTPMFQ
- a CDS encoding substrate-binding domain-containing protein, which produces MIENKKKNDKHYYLDLLHHMTNEARIFGYRILTEYYDFAHFNVPECVSEHHVAGVILLSDEMIYSLHLYIKEIICVNHSIPYFNIDTVITNNFLGGYISCDYLIKKGYKQIGFVGEVESSKNFKERYQGYRQCMINHFPPQKHELICLTKGIEKAVLNDDYRYIQKMLLTYRKMPEAFVCVNDRNAAIVINALQYNGYKVPQDIKVIGFDNMQFCQSMTPTLSTLEVSRYEIAKKVIRRIHEMQHEVTIPETIMLSPQIIERQSTISTKL
- a CDS encoding LacI family DNA-binding transcriptional regulator codes for the protein MSKNTTMQDIAHKLNISINAVSIALNDKEGVSHELRMQILEAASEMNYTLKNSILKRL